In the Mytilus galloprovincialis chromosome 10, xbMytGall1.hap1.1, whole genome shotgun sequence genome, one interval contains:
- the LOC143048799 gene encoding zinc finger protein 862-like, with amino-acid sequence MTRRVSFFHKEITEKERVGEDVQKKAFLAAYWLMKEELPNKKFVSLISLIEQSGLDSMKFFDHRSQGSLQEIFLLIGDTLRKKIVDKVNNSPVFSILVDEVTDISVKCQMVVFILYLDEFGSPVVNFLESRDVLSNSVSADSATLHQVLKDCIKDINGSNLCGLVTDGASTMTGKKNGLAARIKKEHPTVVSVHCICHRLALACTDSNKDCKFVADTSDILRYLWKFFEDSPKQTATLVRVQMEMAKCNEQLPKTSRISIVHKVKKACSTRWLSFNAAVQGCYDDFPSIMQCLSLLEKDVVATGLLKKMKNVRFVTSIFILKEILPILAKLSKTFQAGTINYACIQPCILEAKDALKDSNLTEKVKTAIIKETGGIERLGFLELTPTEAQLKEATGKMAKYVEALINNLDERFDEAAPILAAFSVFDPCLLPDKIEPTFKHYGDEKIDDLGSHFLAGDEEARNELSAEWMSFKYHILRLKKDVLEAGQEKKTTDVVLKRLLNLRNPSDKGYIFPRLSHIAAIILSLPVSNAWPERGASAVKRIKTRLRSTLKDNILSGLLQVSINGPPVKEATELVNNCVDNWYKSKPRRKLKGLAVAKVVTTAPAEVMETADAGVQANLNENDEEEMGRVRSKMSHILKLLNLTGFQDDDSEEDDNESEDSDEFDYDNVTL; translated from the coding sequence ATGACAAGAAGGGTGTCATTTTTCCATAAAGAAATCACAGAGAAAGAAAGAGTTGGAGAAGATGTTCAGAAAAAAGCTTTCCTCGCTGCATATTGGCTTATGAAGGAAGAACTACCAAATAAGAAGTTTGTATCCCTCATTTCATTAATTGAACAGTCTGGACTTGATTCCATGAAGTTTTTTGATCACAGATCTCAAGGTTCTTTGCAGGAAATTTTCTTATTGATTGGAGACACATTAAGAAAGAAGATAGTAGATAAAGTGAATAATTCACCTGTATTCAGTATTTTAGTTGATGAAGTAACAGATATATCAGTTAAATGTCAAATGGTGGTTTTCATCCTGTACCTTGACGAATTTGGCAGCCCTGTTGTTAACTTTTTGGAATCACGTGATGTCCTTTCTAATTCTGTATCAGCTGACAGTGCAACTCTTCACCAAGTACTAAAGGACtgtataaaagatataaatggaAGCAATTTGTGTGGACTTGTAACTGATGGAGCCAGCACCATGACAGGCAAAAAGAATGGACTTGCTGCTAGAATTAAAAAGGAACATCCAACAGTTGTGTCAGTCCACTGCATATGTCATCGACTAGCGCTGGCATGTACAGATTCAAACAAAGACTGCAAATTTGTAGCTGACACATCAGACATACTTCGATATCTTTGGAAATTTTTTGAAGATTCTCCTAAACAGACTGCAACCTTGGTTAGAGTCCAGATGGAAATGGCAAAATGCAATGAACAACTACCAAAAACTTCAAGGATCTCAATTGTCCACAAAGTAAAAAAGGCATGCTCAACCAGATGGCTGTCATTTAATGCAGCAGTTCAGGGATGTTATGATGACTTTCCATCAATAATGCAATGTTTGTCATTGCTTGAGAAAGATGTTGTTGCCACAGGCcttttaaaaaagatgaaaaatgtaAGATTTGTTACAAGCATTTTCATTCTTAAAGAAATCTTGCCAATTCTTGCAAAACTGAGCAAAACCTTTCAAGCTGGAACAATCAATTATGCATGCATACAACCTTGCATCCTGGAAGCTAAAGATGCACTTAAAGACAGTAATTTGACAGAAAAAGTAAAAACAGCAATTATCAAAGAAACCGGAGGTATTGAAAGACTTGGATTTTTAGAGTTAACACCCACTGAGGCTCAGTTAAAGGAAGCAACAGGAAAGATGGCCAAGTATGTtgaagccttaataaacaacttGGATGAAAGATTTGATGAGGCAGCACCAATTTTGGCTGCTTTTAGTGTGTTTGATCCTTGTCTCCTTCCAGATAAAATAGAACCAACATTTAAGCATTATGGAGATGAAAAGATAGATGATTTGGGCTCACACTTTTTAGCTGGAGATGAGGAGGCAAGGAATGAACTTTCGGCTGAATGGATGAGCTTCAAGTACCATATTTTAAGGCTTAAAAAAGATGTACTTGAAGCAGGCCAGGAGAAAAAGACAACAGACGTTGTCTTAAAAAGATTACTGAACTTACGAAATCCATCAGACAAAGGGTATATTTTCCCAAGATTATCCCACATAGCTGCAATTATACTATCCTTGCCAGTCAGCAATGCCTGGCCTGAACGTGGAGCTTCGGCAGTGAAGCGTATCAAGACACGTCTAAGAAGTACATTAAAAGATAACATACTTTCAGGATTGCTACAGGTATCTATAAATGGACCTCCAGTGAAAGAGGCAACAGAGCTGGTCAATAATTGTGTTGACAATTGGTACAAGTCAAAACCAAGGAGAAAACTTAAGGGCCTTGCAGTTGCTAAAGTCGTGACAACTGCTCCTGCAGAAGTGATGGAAACTGCGGATGCAGGTGTCCAAGCCAATTTGAACGAAAACGATGAAGAAGAAATGGGACGGGTGAGGTCAAAAATGTCACACATTTTAAAGCTGCTCAATCTAACCGGCTTCCAAGATGATGACAGTGAGGAAGATGACAATGAAAGTGAAGACTCTGATGAGTTTGACTATGACAATGTGACTCTCTGA